Proteins from a genomic interval of Watersipora subatra chromosome 10, tzWatSuba1.1, whole genome shotgun sequence:
- the LOC137405565 gene encoding uncharacterized protein — MVRHALAATITLLFAASLVASYTYMTPDDVCNYEDIGYQSWDFEHCERCTCVNPKGMAVCVGCGAIDLGITPEQEAAGCTAEWVERSPSLLYPDCCEKYIHCP; from the exons ATGGTACGACACGCACTCGCAGCTACCATAACTCTTTTATTCGCTGCTTCTCTGGTAGCTTCATACACGTACATGACTCCTGACGATG TTTGTAACTATGAGGACATCGGCTACCAGTCATGGGACTTTGAACATTGTGAGAGATGTACTTGCGTAAACCCTAAAGGAATGGCGGTTTGTGTTGG ATGTGGTGCTATTGACCTGGGTATAACACCTGAGCAGGAGGCTGCAGGCTGCACAGCCGAGTGGGTAGAAAGAAGCCCAAGCCTTTTGTATCCAGACTGTTgtgaaaaatatatacattgtcCTTAA